In Gigantopelta aegis isolate Gae_Host chromosome 6, Gae_host_genome, whole genome shotgun sequence, the following are encoded in one genomic region:
- the LOC121375894 gene encoding uncharacterized protein LOC121375894, with product MTTAERISTSQKTTKSSVMSLSRSSTSVMPNSELSHSDLVSAHRQFRRQPDSRQSQATSDSALAVSTRARILMQEISFELKHYRVLKPLRKTEPIYRNNLPSLEALQTEKIINEFEQTKRNHPDDVKYKEMLDTVTNYLEFTKHKPETDQLRIKASVHNSRV from the exons ATGACGACTGCTGAGAGGATCTCGACATCTCAGAAAACCACCAAATCATCCGTGATGTCCCTCTCCAGATCATCTACCAGTGTGATGCCAAACTCAGAGTTATCGCACAGTGACCTTGTGTCCGCTCACCGCCAATTTCGCAGACAGCCGGACAGCAGGCAGTCGCAGGCGACGTCCGACAGCGCTCTCGCTGTGTCCACCCGAGCACGCATCCTCATGCAGGAGATCAGCTTTGAACTCAAACATTACAGAGTGTTGAAACCTTTGAGGAAGACGGAGCCCATTTATCGAAATAATCTTCCGTCTTTAGAAG CTCTACAGACGGAGAAGATTATTAACGAGTTTGAACAAACGAAGCGGAATCACCCGGATGACGTCAAATACAAAGAGATGCTGGATACCGTTACGAATTACCTGGAGTTCACCAAACACAAACCAGAGACCGATCAATTACGTATCAAAGCAAGTGTCCACAATTCTCGGGTGTAA